In a single window of the Cryptococcus tetragattii IND107 chromosome 1, whole genome shotgun sequence genome:
- a CDS encoding beta-1,2-xylosyltransferase 1, giving the protein MPLNLPFSSALKLPLPRRFIILILSASILILFLHTFAPSTLPPVLTPNLQHHEPDASYFSPSKWLPPILNPNAPTRPLEFDEEGQCLFLSPFDALSAAEKARAQVLSLNEISPGIVRAEAPPAEGTDADPDFDDEFSELSNATRKMPTGLTHPILGLLRDGEAKWNSMLARQSQTLEEAVNVYIERWGRKPPKGFDEWWHFAKANNVLLPDEYDAIMNSLLPFYALPIETLKERLTEAEKIPETFTLIVHDGKVELQWNDDYSRDTWWASRPRADSQINLMEPFIKHIGTFRATFTIHDQPSVLLDYERQKELLTAARQGKISTHRNEIDRAEQNWKKACAPDSPLNKGEEELEASDSFISSHLAAMDICQHPSYLENHGMLLEEKNADTHPKPHTKLYPILVPSKTALNGDIPVTPIGKDGRRDDVGHDPEWSRKSGKLYWRGLATGLQHNKKAGAKWRQSHRERLHFLANDKSDAYTEVLSPVGSSGEAELAQMPLKELGQYYMDVKLAGGNWQCDWGDGTCEEMEKEIDFAAKDSSERSNDFKYVFDTDGNAWSSRFPRLMASNNVVIKSTVFPEWNTNSLPEWYAYVPSKMDYSDLFSIMTFFRGTPSGRGAHDEVARRIALNGQCWVERTWRREDLQAYMFRLYLEYARLTSPDRDNGKMDYVPTPKKISNVAHGVPVAADVEPPVDQ; this is encoded by the exons ATGCCGCTCAacttgcccttctcctccgccCTCAAGCTCCCTCTCCCGCGCAggttcatcatcctcatcctctcagcgtccatcctcatcctcttcctccacaccTTCGCACCCTCAACCCTCCCTCCAGTCCTCACGCCAAACTTGCAACACCACGAGCCAGACGCCTCATacttctccccctccaaATGGCTCCCTCCAATCCTCAATCCCAACGCCCCGACGCGTCCATTagagtttgatgaagaggggCAATGTCTTTTCCTCTCGCCGTTCGATGCTCTCTCAGCAGCGGAGAAGGCACGTGCTCAAGTCCTCTCCCTCAACGAAATTTCTCCAGGTATTGTGCGGGCGGAAGCGCCTCCTGCCGAGGGTACCGATGCCGATCCGGACTTCGACGACGAGTTCTCGGAGCTCAGCAACGCTACGAGAAAAATGCCTACTGGATTGACGCACCCTATCTTGGGTTTGCTGAGGGACGGTGAGGCCAAATGGAACTCAATGCTCGCAAGGCAAAGTCAGACACTGGAGGAGGCCGTGAATGTGTACATagagagatggggaagaaagcCGCCCAAAGGTTTCGACGAGTG GTGGCATTTCGCGAAAGCCAATAACGTCCTCCTCCCGGATGAATATGATGC GATCATGAactcccttcttcctttctatGCCCTCCCTATTGAAACCCTCAAGGAGCGTCTGACggaggctgagaagatTCCCGAAACATTCACTCTCATTGTACACGACGGCAAGGTGGAGCTTCAGTGGAACGACGATTACTCCAGAGATACTTGGTGGGCTAGCCGACCTAGGGCTGACAGTCAGATCAACTTGATGGAACCTTTTATCAAGCATATCGGGACTTTCAG GGCGACTTTCACCATCCACGATCAGCCGTCTGTTCTTCTCGATTATGAGCGTCAAAAAGAGCTTCTTACTGCTGCCCGACAAGGCAAAATCTCCACACACCGTAACGAAATTGATCGAGCCGAGCAAAACTGGAAAAAAGCCTGTGCTCCCGACAGTCCTCTTAAcaaaggcgaagaggagcttG AGGCCTCCGattctttcatctcttcgcACCTCGCCGCCATGGACATCTGCCAGCACCCATCCTACTTGGAGAACCACGGTATGCTactggaagagaaaaatgcCGATACGCACCCCAAACCCCATACCAAACTTTACCCTATTCTCGTTCCTTCGAAGACTGCACTCAACGGCGACATCCCCGTCACTCCTATTGGTAAAGACGGAAGACGTGATGATGTTGGGCATGACCCCGAGTGGAGCCGGAAAAGCGGTAAACTCTATTGGCGGGGGTTGGCAACCGGATTGCAGCACAACAAGAAGGCCGGTGCAAAATGGCGACAATCCCACCGAGAGCGTCTGCACTTCCTCGCCAACGACAAGTCAGATGCCTACACTGAAGTCCTCTCCCCTGTGGGTTCTTCTGGCGAGGCTGAGCTCGCTCAAATGCCTTTGAAAGAGCTGGGTCAGTATTACATGGATGTAAAGCTTGCAGGTGGAAACTGGCAATGTGACTGGGGAGACGGAACTTgtgaggagatggagaaggagattgattTCGCCGCCAAGGATAGTTCTGAGAGAAGCAATGACTTCAAATATGTCTTTGAC ACTGATGGTAATGCCTGGAGTTCCCGTTTCCCTCGATTGATGGCTAGCAACAA TGTTGTCATCAAATCTACCGTTTTCCCCGAGTGGAATACTAACTCCCTTCCGGAGTGGTATGCCTATGTCCCATCCAAGATGGACTACTctgatctcttctccatcatgACTTT CTTCCGAGGTACCCCATCCGGTCGAGGCGCGCATGATGAAGTGGCTAGAAGGATTGCGTTGAACGGCCAGTGCTGGGTTGAGCGAA cctggagaagagaggatcTCCAAGCATACATGTTCAGGTTATACCTCGAATATGCGAGGCTGACAAGTCCCGACAGGGACAACGGCAAGATG GACTACGTTCCCACACCAAAGAAGATCTCTAACGTGGCCCATGGTGTACCCGTTGCTGCTGACGTTGAGCCCCCTGTCGATCAATAA
- a CDS encoding protoheme IX farnesyltransferase, translating into MISRKGLGFAANILHPKSSEKVVGAHTLHRTFTAQSTQCFPPWPLRSQTTAREMSFSPREGSNHRAGKHLTWELFAPRCQKRSSHSIARQTGDTTVDSSRPFFSAHPIPYSPPFKTVYGAANAPIPKLPDLNLPHPTAPAAPISAYKSLPPLTWKRLLSVYSALSKRNLTILMTLTATTGLALSPLPLSIPLLLNLTVGTLLTSAAANTFNQILESPIDAQTPRTRVRPLVTRRVSPFHAAIFGLVCTVVGGAILWYGCNPTTAALGIGNLILYAAVYTPMKRFSVANTWVGAIVGAITPLMGWTATGASLWPTSDQPLLLHTPWSDLPNLPNPLTPLTLFALLFSWQFPHFNALSHMIRPFYALSGYPMLSVLSPRLNALVSLRHAVLLVPFTAILGPLSGCVDWSFALTSSVPNYFFVRDAWRFYKLTNEANAKKLFFVSLWYLPAVLGLMLVHKNVIGWLDGRKEAEEQEKMKMEVPMKGRS; encoded by the exons ATGATATCACGGAAAGGTTTAGGCTTCGCAGCCAACATTCTACATCCCAAATCCTCCGAAAAGGTCGTCGGGGCGCATACTTTACATCGCACTTTCACTGCACAATCTACCCAGTGCTTCCCACCATGGCCCTTACGGTCCCAAACGACAGCTCGAGAGatgtccttctccccacGTGAAGGCAGTAATCACAGGGCAGGAAAACAT TTAACATGGGAGTTATTTGCTCCGAGGTGTCAAAAGAGGTCTTCGCACTCCATAGCTCGACAAACCGGCGACACGACAGTTGATTCCTCTCgacctttcttctctgctcACCCTATACCGtactctcctcccttcaaAACCGTCTATGGAGCCGCCAATGCCCCCATACCTAAACTTCCCGACCTCAACCTTCCACACCCGactgctcctgctgctcctATATCTGCCTATAAATCGTTACCGCCGTTGACATGGAAACGATTACTATCTGTCTATTCTGCATTGTCGAAGAGAAATCTAACGATTCTCATGACACTCACCGCGACAACGGGTCTCGCGCTTTCGCCTCTGCCTTTGAGCATcccgctgctgctcaatCTCACAGTCGGAACCCTCTTGACCAGTGCTGCCGCCAACACTTTTAATCAGATTCTCGAGTCCCCCATCGATGCTCAGACACCACGTACACGTGTCCGACCGCTCGTCACCAGGCGTGTTTCACCTTTCCATGCGGCCATATTTGGTCTGGTATGTACTGTCGTGGGTGGAGCAATCCTCTGGTATGGATGCAACCCTACAACTGCTGCCCTGGGTATCGGTAACCTCATTCTTTACGCTGCAGTGTATACtccgatgaagaggttCTCTGTTGCCAACACCTGGGTGGGTGCTATCGTCGGTGCGATCACTCCTCTCATGGGATGGACGGCTACTGGTGCTTCTCTTTGGCCGACATCTGATCAGCCGTTGCTTTTGCATACGCCCTGGTCCGACCTTCCCAATTTACCAAACCCTCTCACACCCCTCACGCTtttcgctcttctcttctcatgGCAATTCCCTCATTTCAACGCCCTTTCCCATATGATCCGGCCATTCTATGCTCTGTCTGGCTACCCCATGTTGTCCGTTCTTTCTCCTCGCCTTAACGCCCTCGTCTCTCTCCGGCACGCCGTTCTGCTTGTACCCTTCACGGCCATACTTGGGCCATTGTCTGGCTGTGTAGATTGGTCATTCGCCCTCACGTCATCTGTGCCCAACTACTTTTTCGTCCGTGATGCTTGGAGGTTCTACAAGCTCACCAATGAAGCGAACGCAAAGAAGCTCTTCTTTGTGAGTTTATGGTATCTGCCCGCGGTGTTGGGTTTGATGTTGGTGCACAAGAATGTCATCGGGTGGCTagatgggaggaaagaagcagaagaacaggagaagatgaagatggaagtgCCAATGAAAGGCAGATCATAA